One window of Agarivorans sp. Alg241-V36 genomic DNA carries:
- a CDS encoding LysR family transcriptional regulator produces the protein MNLEDMELFVNLAKQGSFTKAADFTGIPKSTISRRITNLEKQLGVQLLARTTRSLSLTEVGTNYLQGCEDLIDQAKQLEQNTQQQNDQPSGTLSIFIPNTLLRVFWPVVTEMINQYPELKFEAYSSEGRQEEQTSNRYDIMFHVDEPKDSSLIARRIAEVKYDYYASPTYIAKNGLLQKPSDVQNHHIIFNSASQAPSHSWCFEYQGELISQPISPFFSVQNPELGLDLCLQDKGIALVPHMLSKKHYQQGRLVKAYAHPQQLSGNIYAIYHSRKFLPAKVSVFIEKIQQFWEKNNN, from the coding sequence ATGAATTTAGAAGACATGGAGTTGTTTGTTAACTTGGCCAAACAAGGTAGCTTTACCAAAGCCGCTGACTTTACCGGTATTCCCAAGTCCACCATTAGTCGCCGTATCACCAACCTCGAAAAGCAGCTAGGAGTGCAACTACTAGCAAGAACTACCCGCAGCTTAAGTCTAACTGAAGTAGGCACTAACTACCTGCAAGGCTGTGAAGATCTGATCGATCAAGCCAAACAACTAGAGCAAAATACCCAGCAACAAAATGACCAACCCAGCGGCACCCTAAGTATTTTTATACCTAATACTTTATTGCGCGTTTTTTGGCCGGTAGTTACCGAGATGATCAACCAATATCCTGAACTTAAGTTTGAAGCCTATAGCAGCGAAGGCCGCCAAGAAGAGCAAACCAGCAATCGCTACGACATTATGTTTCACGTAGATGAACCGAAAGACTCATCATTGATCGCTCGGCGCATTGCAGAAGTAAAATACGATTATTACGCTAGCCCAACTTATATCGCTAAAAATGGCTTATTACAAAAGCCTAGCGATGTGCAAAATCATCACATTATCTTTAACTCGGCCTCACAAGCACCTTCTCACTCTTGGTGCTTTGAATATCAAGGCGAGCTAATTAGCCAGCCGATATCACCGTTTTTTAGCGTGCAAAATCCAGAGTTGGGTTTAGATTTATGCCTACAAGATAAAGGCATAGCTCTGGTGCCACACATGTTATCTAAAAAGCATTATCAACAAGGTCGCTTGGTTAAAGCTTATGCTCACCCACAGCAACTGAGCGGTAATATTTACGCCATTTATCACTCGCGTAAATTTTTGCCGGCAAAGGTATCGGTATTTATCGAGAAAATTCAGCAGTTTTGGGAAAAGAACAATAATTAA
- a CDS encoding DMT family transporter gives MNSQTKAYVFGISAVLMWSTVATAFKLALQWLSPIQLVLLASVTSILLLSGVLLWQRKLPLALSYAKQRPGFFLLVGAINPFLYYLVLFKAYELLPAQQAQSLNYTWAITLALLAVPFLKQQLRKQDLIAMAFGYFGVLVIATRGDLLSMQFDSVLGVVLALFSTLLWAGYWIINTRNSGDPVASLLVAFCFSLPMVLAYCWWSDGLPSFNAKAWLGAAYVGLFEMGIAFVCWVLALKFTNNTARISNLIFISPFLSLFFISYFLNEVIEPATYLGLVLIISGLLIQQWRGKKQAV, from the coding sequence ATGAATTCACAAACGAAAGCCTATGTATTTGGCATAAGTGCAGTGTTAATGTGGTCTACGGTAGCCACTGCTTTTAAACTGGCACTGCAGTGGCTAAGCCCTATTCAATTGGTACTACTGGCGTCAGTGACTTCCATTTTGCTGCTAAGTGGTGTGTTGTTGTGGCAACGCAAACTGCCCTTGGCACTCAGCTATGCCAAGCAGCGGCCGGGCTTCTTTTTGCTGGTGGGCGCGATTAATCCCTTTCTTTACTATTTGGTGTTATTCAAAGCCTATGAACTCTTGCCTGCTCAGCAGGCTCAGTCACTTAATTACACTTGGGCGATTACCTTGGCCTTGTTGGCGGTGCCCTTTCTAAAGCAGCAACTGCGTAAGCAAGATCTTATTGCCATGGCATTTGGCTATTTTGGAGTGCTGGTGATTGCTACCCGGGGTGACTTGCTCAGCATGCAGTTTGATAGTGTGCTTGGCGTAGTATTGGCATTGTTTAGCACCTTGTTGTGGGCCGGTTACTGGATCATTAATACCCGTAACTCTGGTGATCCTGTAGCCAGTTTATTGGTGGCATTTTGCTTTAGTCTACCCATGGTATTGGCCTATTGCTGGTGGAGTGATGGTTTACCTAGCTTTAATGCAAAGGCTTGGCTGGGCGCTGCTTATGTAGGCCTATTTGAAATGGGCATTGCCTTTGTTTGTTGGGTATTGGCATTAAAATTTACTAACAACACCGCTCGCATTAGTAACCTGATTTTTATATCGCCATTTTTATCACTGTTTTTTATCAGTTATTTTCTGAACGAAGTGATAGAACCCGCCACCTATTTAGGTTTAGTGTTAATTATTAGTGGCTTATTGATACAACAATGGCGCGGTAAAAAACAAGCGGTTTAG
- a CDS encoding LysR family transcriptional regulator, translating to MDVKVFRTFLEVAKEKHFGRASENLYITQAAVSARIKQLESFFDTQLFIRDRNAIKLTSSGERLIAYAENMVRTLEQSKAELLLSKAQAIQLALAGTPNSWDAFLQHGLSVITEVFSGYAFSAETMGREQMHRALLERTLDIGVGFDALKSDELASSQVAQLSLLLVSTKAQLQQQALESDYVYVDWGSRFASEHALRHCNTPPPFLRTSTGRIALDFILEKGGACYLPESMVAPFIDSQQLYLLEDAEPWIRPVYLSYRKDSAALEQIKQVETLLDNSEPTSPFVLQQAGEMPPAE from the coding sequence ATGGATGTAAAAGTATTCCGCACGTTTTTAGAAGTGGCCAAAGAAAAGCATTTTGGTCGGGCTTCAGAGAATTTATATATCACCCAGGCGGCGGTTAGTGCGCGCATTAAACAGCTTGAAAGCTTCTTTGATACGCAGCTTTTTATTCGCGATAGAAACGCCATTAAACTTACAAGCTCGGGTGAGCGCTTAATTGCTTATGCTGAAAATATGGTGCGAACCTTGGAGCAATCAAAAGCGGAATTATTGCTTAGTAAAGCTCAGGCAATTCAGCTGGCTTTAGCGGGCACACCTAATAGCTGGGATGCCTTTTTGCAACATGGCTTGAGTGTGATTACCGAGGTCTTCTCGGGTTATGCCTTTAGCGCAGAAACCATGGGGCGTGAGCAAATGCACCGTGCCTTGCTGGAGCGTACCTTAGACATTGGAGTAGGCTTTGATGCCTTGAAATCTGATGAACTGGCTAGCAGCCAAGTGGCTCAGTTATCGCTATTGTTGGTATCGACTAAGGCGCAGTTGCAACAACAAGCTTTAGAGAGTGATTATGTTTATGTAGATTGGGGCAGCCGCTTTGCTTCTGAACACGCGCTGCGCCATTGCAATACACCACCGCCGTTCTTACGCACCTCTACCGGCCGTATTGCCTTAGATTTTATTTTAGAAAAAGGTGGCGCTTGTTACTTACCTGAGTCGATGGTGGCACCGTTTATCGATAGCCAACAGTTGTATTTGCTAGAAGACGCCGAGCCTTGGATAAGACCGGTGTATTTAAGCTATCGCAAAGACTCTGCCGCGCTTGAGCAAATTAAGCAGGTGGAAACACTGCTAGATAACAGTGAGCCCACCAGTCCATTTGTATTGCAGCAAGCAGGAGAAATGCCTCCCGCCGAGTAG
- a CDS encoding ABC transporter ATP-binding protein, whose protein sequence is MFSFFEGLTVPFPKQEPTQPPKGLYQFCRHYCAGMGKPLLFMSVVSALIAICEVALFGFMGQLVDWLGNKDPATFFSEEASTLWFMGITLLVVMPLLILLDSLLIHQALLGNFPMAIRWSAHRYLLRQSVSFFANDFAGRVATKVMQTSLAVRETVMKLLDLMVYILVYFAAMVVLVAQADIRLIWPMLLWLAAYIGVQLYFVPRLKRISTEQANARSLMSGRIVDSYTNIATVKLFSHSQREADYAQEGMDAFLVTVHQQMRLVTGLNFSVQLSNYLLTFGISALSIYLWTLGDVSVGAIAVAIALVLRLNGMAQWIMWEVGALFENIGTVADGMTTLTTEQTITDKKDAKPIKVTESRIHYRDIRFHYGEKSGVIDKLNLQIKAGEKIGLVGRSGAGKTTLVNLLLRFHDVEGGAILIDDQDISQVTQDSLRAQIGMVTQDTSLLHRSVRDNILYGRPDASEEQMIAAAKQAKAHEFILNLSDQDGRTGYDAHVGERGVKLSGGQRQRIAITRVLLKDAPILVLDEATSALDSEVEAAIQTSLNQLMEGKTVIAIAHRLSTIAAMDRLIVLDQGDIVEQGTHAELIKGEGIYSQLWAHQTGGFLGE, encoded by the coding sequence ATGTTTAGTTTTTTTGAAGGGCTCACCGTTCCATTTCCAAAACAAGAGCCTACCCAACCACCAAAAGGCTTATACCAGTTCTGTCGTCACTATTGTGCAGGCATGGGTAAACCTTTGTTATTTATGTCGGTGGTATCGGCACTGATCGCGATTTGCGAAGTGGCTTTATTTGGTTTTATGGGCCAATTGGTTGATTGGCTGGGGAATAAAGATCCCGCTACTTTTTTTAGCGAAGAAGCCTCAACCCTGTGGTTCATGGGCATCACCCTACTGGTGGTAATGCCGCTGCTGATTTTGCTGGATTCTTTGTTGATTCATCAAGCCTTATTGGGCAACTTTCCGATGGCGATCCGTTGGTCGGCTCACCGCTATTTGTTGCGCCAAAGCGTGTCGTTTTTTGCCAACGATTTTGCCGGTCGAGTTGCCACTAAAGTTATGCAAACTTCTTTAGCGGTGCGCGAAACCGTGATGAAGCTGCTCGACTTGATGGTTTATATATTGGTCTACTTTGCAGCCATGGTGGTATTGGTGGCACAGGCCGATATTCGACTTATTTGGCCAATGTTGCTGTGGTTGGCTGCCTATATTGGGGTGCAGCTTTACTTTGTGCCTCGCTTAAAACGTATTTCTACCGAGCAAGCCAATGCCCGCTCGCTAATGAGTGGCCGAATTGTCGATAGCTACACTAATATCGCCACCGTAAAACTGTTCTCTCACAGTCAACGAGAAGCCGATTATGCCCAAGAAGGTATGGATGCCTTTTTGGTCACGGTGCACCAGCAAATGCGTTTGGTTACCGGGCTTAATTTCTCGGTTCAGCTATCTAATTATCTGCTTACTTTTGGTATTTCTGCCCTGTCTATTTACCTATGGACCTTGGGCGATGTATCGGTAGGGGCGATTGCCGTAGCGATAGCTTTAGTGCTGCGTCTTAACGGTATGGCGCAATGGATTATGTGGGAAGTGGGTGCGCTGTTTGAAAATATCGGTACGGTGGCAGACGGTATGACTACCTTAACCACTGAGCAAACCATTACCGATAAAAAGGATGCCAAGCCAATAAAAGTAACTGAGAGTCGCATTCACTACCGCGACATTCGTTTCCACTATGGTGAAAAAAGCGGCGTAATTGATAAGTTGAATTTGCAAATAAAGGCCGGTGAGAAGATTGGTTTAGTGGGGCGCTCTGGTGCCGGTAAAACCACTTTGGTTAATTTATTGCTGCGTTTTCACGATGTAGAGGGCGGCGCTATTTTGATTGATGATCAAGACATTAGCCAAGTGACCCAAGATAGCCTGCGAGCGCAAATTGGCATGGTAACGCAAGATACATCCTTGCTGCATCGCTCGGTGCGCGACAATATTTTGTATGGCCGCCCCGATGCTAGCGAAGAGCAAATGATTGCTGCGGCCAAGCAAGCTAAAGCTCATGAGTTTATTTTGAACTTGAGCGACCAAGATGGCCGAACCGGTTATGACGCGCATGTTGGCGAACGCGGGGTTAAGCTTTCTGGTGGTCAGCGTCAGCGAATAGCGATTACTCGAGTATTGCTAAAAGATGCGCCTATTTTGGTGTTGGATGAAGCAACCTCTGCCCTAGATTCTGAGGTAGAAGCGGCAATTCAAACCAGTTTAAATCAATTAATGGAAGGTAAAACGGTCATTGCTATTGCTCACCGCTTATCCACCATTGCCGCCATGGACCGCTTAATTGTATTGGACCAAGGCGACATTGTTGAGCAGGGCACTCATGCTGAATTAATCAAAGGTGAGGGCATCTATAGTCAGCTATGGGCGCATCAAACTGGTGGCTTCTTGGGTGAATAA
- the yegD gene encoding molecular chaperone, whose product MSRSIAGFDFGTSNCAVGIMQGKHAQLVKLPEHGNYMPSTLFAPQSEMICGWLYQQLDAQDKAQAFQQARGQQLSASLRALKELKLDGYDEHLSFGQQALKEYLVDPADCYYVRSPKSFLGASGIRERQQQQFEDIAAAMMWHISQQVKQSGQAELAKVVIGRPVNFQGLNSEVSNQQAISILSNAARFVGFEQVEFLYEPMAAGLSYQQQLQQEQRVLVIDIGGGTSDVSMLIMGPDYLATRDHQDLVLGYNGERIGGNDFDIALNFETLMPSLGAKLKLASGQPMPIKPFWDAAAINDFPAQTRFYEKDTRLLLQRLLKEPQLSPLKGLLRLSDERQTYQLSACAEQAKIALSEAQTSTVDLSYLIEQLQVEVSQEAYQQAAERLLNSIATLSDDVIAQAGCQPEAIFLTGGSANSPMIKNFLAKRYQAPLISGDNFGSVTSGLTLWADNIFE is encoded by the coding sequence ATGAGTCGTTCGATTGCAGGTTTTGATTTTGGAACCTCTAACTGTGCAGTGGGTATTATGCAGGGCAAGCACGCGCAATTAGTGAAGCTTCCCGAGCACGGCAACTACATGCCTTCTACCTTATTTGCCCCGCAATCTGAGATGATTTGCGGCTGGTTATATCAGCAGCTAGACGCTCAGGATAAAGCACAAGCCTTTCAACAAGCACGCGGTCAGCAACTTAGCGCCAGCTTACGTGCCTTAAAAGAGCTCAAGCTAGATGGATATGACGAGCACCTAAGCTTTGGTCAACAAGCGCTAAAAGAATACTTAGTCGACCCCGCCGATTGTTACTACGTGCGCTCACCTAAATCATTTTTAGGTGCAAGCGGCATTCGTGAACGCCAACAGCAACAGTTCGAAGATATCGCCGCTGCCATGATGTGGCACATTAGCCAGCAAGTGAAGCAAAGTGGTCAAGCCGAATTGGCCAAAGTGGTGATTGGTCGCCCGGTTAACTTCCAAGGTTTAAATAGCGAAGTGAGCAACCAGCAAGCCATTAGCATTCTGAGCAATGCCGCCCGTTTTGTTGGTTTTGAGCAAGTTGAGTTTTTATACGAGCCAATGGCAGCAGGTTTAAGCTACCAACAACAATTGCAGCAAGAGCAGCGAGTATTGGTGATCGATATTGGCGGTGGTACCAGCGATGTGTCGATGTTGATTATGGGGCCCGATTACCTGGCTACGCGCGATCATCAAGACTTAGTGCTGGGTTACAACGGTGAACGGATTGGCGGGAACGACTTCGATATTGCGCTAAATTTTGAGACTCTAATGCCAAGCCTTGGTGCCAAACTCAAGCTCGCGAGTGGCCAGCCAATGCCAATTAAGCCTTTTTGGGATGCAGCGGCAATTAACGATTTCCCCGCTCAAACCCGCTTCTATGAAAAAGACACCCGATTATTGCTACAGCGCTTACTTAAAGAGCCGCAATTAAGTCCGCTAAAGGGCTTACTACGCTTAAGTGATGAACGACAAACATACCAGTTAAGCGCCTGCGCCGAGCAAGCTAAAATTGCCTTGAGTGAAGCTCAAACTTCCACTGTGGATTTGTCTTACTTGATTGAGCAATTGCAGGTTGAAGTTAGCCAAGAAGCTTATCAGCAAGCTGCCGAACGACTGCTTAACAGCATCGCTACGCTTAGTGACGATGTTATCGCACAAGCGGGTTGCCAGCCCGAGGCGATCTTTTTAACCGGCGGTAGCGCTAACTCACCGATGATTAAAAACTTTTTGGCTAAGCGCTATCAAGCACCTTTAATCAGCGGCGATAACTTTGGTAGCGTAACCAGCGGCTTAACCTTGTGGGCAGATAATATCTTTGAGTAA
- a CDS encoding transglutaminase family protein codes for MTNSINYASFSEFSDPQHYLAQLPDYQAVIAKLVKCVQNNLVHPYWLQHYQLDPDFTQRLNEMQTRSVQQKLSWLDNVEQPLLADKPASQRMLGNCRDFALLLCTLLRAQGIAARLRCGFATYLGMHNYEDHWICEYWHKLQQRWVKVDAQLDAKQQTLLNITFDPLDLPDGEFVYAGTAWQLSRNTPELAEQFGILSITGWPLLQGNLLRDIFALSKVELLAWDSGWGLNQHYFEYSQSKQDLQLLDQLAELSANSLAEQAFTQTKSQRLAFPTNWQWQLAPSIEALLQQHNSAAELD; via the coding sequence ATGACTAACTCGATTAACTACGCCAGTTTTAGTGAGTTTAGCGACCCGCAACACTATTTAGCGCAACTGCCAGATTACCAAGCGGTTATTGCAAAATTAGTTAAGTGCGTGCAAAACAACCTAGTTCACCCTTATTGGCTACAACACTACCAACTCGATCCAGATTTCACCCAGCGCTTAAACGAGATGCAAACTCGCAGTGTGCAGCAAAAGCTTAGTTGGTTAGATAATGTCGAGCAGCCGCTGCTTGCGGACAAGCCTGCCAGCCAAAGAATGCTCGGAAACTGCCGTGATTTTGCCTTGTTACTGTGCACATTATTACGCGCTCAAGGTATTGCTGCGCGCTTGCGTTGCGGCTTTGCTACCTACCTTGGCATGCACAACTATGAAGACCACTGGATATGTGAATATTGGCACAAGCTGCAACAGCGCTGGGTAAAGGTAGACGCCCAACTTGATGCCAAGCAACAAACCCTATTAAACATTACGTTTGATCCGCTAGACCTGCCAGACGGAGAGTTTGTATACGCCGGTACAGCTTGGCAGCTAAGCCGCAATACACCAGAACTCGCCGAACAATTTGGTATCCTCAGTATTACTGGCTGGCCTCTACTGCAAGGCAACTTACTGCGAGACATATTCGCCCTAAGTAAGGTCGAGTTACTGGCTTGGGACAGCGGCTGGGGGCTCAATCAGCACTATTTTGAGTACAGCCAATCTAAGCAAGATTTACAGCTACTAGATCAACTGGCAGAGCTAAGTGCTAATTCCTTAGCCGAACAAGCCTTTACACAAACTAAAAGCCAAAGGCTGGCTTTTCCAACAAACTGGCAATGGCAGCTAGCCCCAAGCATTGAAGCGCTGTTACAACAGCATAACAGCGCAGCCGAGCTCGACTAA
- a CDS encoding DUF2498 family protein, whose protein sequence is MYAKIHIYPNTHGVMTKQAISQQDLIDLANQLLREHEDFIPGIEVREVSQQRDVLTFKGEAFLDDDLLPTSNSPKAFNLYKWLCHRLSEQYTLSE, encoded by the coding sequence GTGTATGCTAAAATTCATATTTACCCAAATACTCATGGTGTGATGACTAAACAAGCAATAAGCCAACAAGACTTGATTGATCTGGCCAATCAGCTACTGCGTGAGCACGAAGATTTCATTCCAGGGATAGAAGTTCGTGAAGTGTCACAGCAGCGAGACGTGCTTACCTTTAAGGGGGAAGCTTTTCTAGACGATGACTTATTACCCACTAGCAACAGCCCAAAAGCATTTAATTTGTATAAGTGGTTGTGCCATCGTTTATCAGAGCAATACACCCTTAGCGAGTAA
- a CDS encoding GyrI-like domain-containing protein, with translation MEKKIVHKLAKLISSQVFESNMTSQQQRINAVKIHLEQRLDSPLDIAQLASLACVSHFHFCRLFHAYVGESIYAYRKRLLLERSLNHLRFSQLTLIDIASQSGYQNQASFNKAFKQQFEQTPLQIRNQAWLKPEQHSVKANKLLARAARQIEVIELAPQSVLSKREQGPYLQAAPKAWRQLFSACNDMGLDTQQSTMIGISYDDPSVTHPEQVRFDACLSLPIEPTSPEALPSTSQLAELGIQQLTLAGGLFAKLRHHGGYANIPSSYQVVLRDWLPQSNYQLRDANCLEIYHNKTADGVPEKTLITDLLLPIQ, from the coding sequence ATGGAAAAGAAAATTGTTCATAAACTGGCTAAACTGATTTCAAGTCAGGTATTTGAGTCCAACATGACAAGCCAACAGCAACGCATCAATGCAGTTAAAATACACTTAGAGCAAAGGCTTGATAGCCCACTGGATATCGCTCAATTGGCTTCTTTAGCTTGCGTTTCACACTTTCATTTTTGTCGGCTATTTCATGCCTATGTGGGTGAAAGCATTTATGCTTATCGCAAGCGTTTGTTGCTAGAGCGCTCACTAAATCACCTGAGGTTTAGTCAACTAACCTTAATCGATATCGCCAGCCAGAGCGGCTATCAAAACCAAGCATCCTTTAACAAGGCGTTTAAACAACAGTTTGAGCAAACGCCACTACAGATAAGAAACCAAGCTTGGCTTAAGCCTGAGCAGCATTCGGTAAAAGCCAACAAGCTCCTCGCTCGAGCGGCCCGCCAAATTGAGGTAATAGAGCTCGCACCACAATCGGTATTAAGTAAGCGAGAGCAAGGCCCTTATTTACAAGCCGCACCCAAAGCATGGCGCCAGCTGTTTAGCGCTTGCAATGACATGGGTTTAGATACTCAGCAGAGCACCATGATTGGCATCTCCTACGATGACCCCAGCGTCACCCATCCAGAGCAAGTGCGTTTTGATGCTTGCTTAAGTTTGCCGATTGAGCCAACAAGTCCAGAAGCCTTGCCCAGCACTTCACAACTGGCCGAACTGGGCATACAACAGCTCACCTTAGCGGGTGGATTATTCGCCAAGCTGCGCCACCACGGAGGCTACGCCAATATACCTAGTAGCTACCAAGTGGTGTTGCGCGACTGGCTGCCGCAGTCAAACTATCAGCTTCGAGACGCCAATTGCTTAGAGATCTACCACAATAAAACTGCCGATGGCGTCCCGGAAAAAACCTTAATAACAGACCTTCTACTGCCCATTCAATAA
- a CDS encoding sensor domain-containing diguanylate cyclase gives MGKVSDISAYYGMVIHRDFVPLFADERYAQMFGYNSAEEIMALPSLLVLIAEDDRDEAISAYEAVMSGKARPKVRVYENTNRDGDAISVLTIDHLTEWQGKPALQITLVDFSQQVAAEKRLQQSEQRYRSLLESSMQGIVVHRFFEPLYCNQAMANILGYDSPEAVLSLDSLLSLIPKENQQKAIQLHEQLIQGEVESNSVVTENVRRDGTSAWLHISEALVSWNGKPAVQSVMMDVTQQHHDQRRLEFQANHDPLTGLMNRRSMSETLTEEFAISKRSLQPLCCILLDIDNFKQINDRFGHPAGDEALRVFAIESLKVLRNGDYLCRWGGEEFLLLLPNAIQEQALHVANRLRQHLAELEVTQDEHSFSTTVSLGLAMLSSYDASPEALVARADSALYMAKERGKNRVELAPQVYEL, from the coding sequence ATGGGCAAAGTTTCTGATATTAGTGCTTATTATGGAATGGTGATTCATCGTGACTTTGTGCCGCTGTTTGCCGACGAGCGCTATGCCCAGATGTTTGGCTATAACAGTGCTGAAGAAATTATGGCCCTGCCATCCCTGTTGGTTCTGATTGCAGAAGATGATCGAGATGAGGCCATTAGTGCTTACGAAGCCGTGATGAGCGGTAAAGCTAGGCCTAAGGTGCGGGTTTACGAAAATACTAATCGCGATGGTGACGCGATTTCTGTGCTCACTATCGACCACTTAACCGAATGGCAAGGTAAGCCAGCCCTGCAAATTACCTTAGTTGATTTCTCTCAGCAGGTGGCCGCAGAAAAGCGTTTACAGCAGAGTGAGCAGCGTTACCGCTCATTGCTTGAATCTTCCATGCAGGGCATTGTTGTTCACCGTTTTTTTGAGCCGCTTTATTGTAACCAAGCAATGGCCAATATTCTGGGTTACGACAGCCCAGAAGCAGTGCTGAGTTTAGACAGCTTGCTGTCACTCATTCCTAAGGAAAACCAGCAAAAAGCCATTCAACTTCACGAACAATTGATTCAAGGCGAGGTGGAGAGCAATAGTGTGGTGACCGAAAACGTGCGCCGCGACGGCACTTCGGCGTGGTTGCATATTAGTGAAGCCTTGGTGAGTTGGAATGGTAAACCCGCGGTGCAATCGGTGATGATGGATGTGACACAACAGCATCACGATCAGCGACGTTTGGAGTTTCAAGCTAATCACGATCCTCTTACAGGTTTAATGAATCGCCGCTCGATGAGTGAGACCCTCACCGAAGAATTTGCGATTAGCAAACGCTCTCTGCAACCCTTGTGCTGCATCTTGTTAGACATAGATAACTTTAAACAGATCAATGACCGATTTGGTCACCCTGCTGGCGACGAAGCCTTACGGGTATTTGCTATTGAAAGCTTAAAGGTGCTGCGCAATGGTGACTATTTATGCCGCTGGGGTGGAGAGGAGTTTTTACTATTGTTGCCTAACGCGATTCAAGAGCAGGCCCTGCATGTTGCTAATCGATTGCGTCAGCATTTAGCAGAGCTAGAAGTAACTCAAGACGAGCATAGTTTTAGCACCACTGTTAGTTTGGGTTTAGCGATGCTTAGCTCTTATGACGCTAGCCCCGAAGCGCTAGTTGCCCGTGCCGATAGCGCTTTGTATATGGCCAAGGAGCGTGGCAAGAATAGAGTCGAACTGGCTCCACAAGTGTATGAGTTATAA